GGATCCCTCCTGAGACCCCTAAGGGGTCCTACCCGAGACTCCTTAGGGGTCCCATAGGAGACTCCCCGGGGGTCTCAACAGGGACTCCTAAGGGATCGTCCCGATACTTCTTGATGTCTTGGGAGAAGGTTTTCCAAAGAGACTTTTCCTCTCTTCCTCTCTGCACGCTTGCCCTGAATCTGTGCTGTCAGCGTCACGTTTTTTTTTACATTTGTGCCTAATAAGCTAACTCTCGAGGCTAATGGGAAAATTGTTACAGGATAAATTGGCTCAGTATACCGAGCCGCAAAAGGCACAAGCCGCAGGTATTTACCCTTATTTCAGAAAAATCGAAAGTGATCAGGACACCGAGGTCGTTATCGATGGTCGGAAAGTCCTCATGTTCGGCTCCAATGCATATCTGGGACTGACGAACCACCCGAAAGTCAAGGAGGCAGCTATCGAAGCGACAAAGAAGTACGGTACGGGCTGTGCCGGCTCCCGGTTCCTCAACGGCACACTCGATATTCACCTCGAACTGGAAAAACGGCTGGCCGAGTTCGTCGGCAAGGAAGATGCCATCAGCTTCTCTACCGGCTTCCAAGTGAATCTGGGCGTTGTCTCCTGCATCACCGGCCGCGAGGATTATATCATCTGGGACGAGTTGGATCATGCTTCGATCATCGAGGGTATTCGCCTTTCATTCAGCACGAAGTTAAAGTACAAGCATAATGATATGGGTTCTCTGGAGAAGCGGCTCCAGCAGTGCGACCCGGACAAGATCAAACTGATTGTGGTCGATGGTGTCTTCAGTATGGAGGGTGATGTCTGCAATCTGCCCGAAATCGTTCGCCTCGCCAAGCGATACAACGCCAATGTGATGGTGGACGAAGCTCACGGTATCGGCGTGATGGGCGACCACGGACGCGGCGTCTGCAATCACTTCGGTCTGACCGACGAAGTGGACTTGATCATGGGTACTTTCAGCAAATCTTTCGCTTCGCTCGGAGGGTTTATTGCAGGAGACAAGAGCGTTATCAACTACCTGCGCCACCACGCCCGATCCTATATTTTCAGTGCCAGCTGTACGCCGGCCTCTACGGCAGCGGCAGCAGCTGCTCTGGACATTATGCTTAGCGAACCGGAGCGTTTAGCCCGATTGTGGGAGCTGACGCACTACTCATTGAACGCATTCCGCAGTCTTGGATTCGAAATAGGTCATACATCGACACCTATTATCCCGCTTTTTATCCGCAACAACGAGAAGACATTCCAAATAACCCGAGACGCTTTCGAAGAAGGGGTATTCGTCAATCCGGTGGTCTCTCCGGCGGTAGCTCCGTCCGACACCCTTATTCGCTTTTCACTCATGGCTACGCATACGAAGGAGCAACTCGACTTTGCCATCGAAAAGCTGCATAAGGTATTCAAGCAGAACGGTGTCCTGTAAGTGTAATTAATGATAACAGCGTGTTGCGACACGCTCCTTTGGAGGAGGATGGTAATGAATACAACGATAATAGGAGTAGCAGGCGGAAGTGCTTCCGGCAAGAGTACATTGGTGAAAAAGCTCTGTGAGGCTTTCGTCGAAGAAGATGTGCTTGTACTCTGTCACGATTACTATTACAAGGCCAATGACCACCTCTCCCTTGAGGAAAGAAAGAAGCTGAACTACGACCATCCCAATGCTTTCGACACGGATATGTTCGTCAGAGATATTCTCTCTCTGAAGGCAGGCAAAACGATAGAGCGTCCGGTCTATTCTTTCGTAGAGCACAATCGTTTGCAAGAAAAAGTAACCGTTCGTCCTGCCAAAGTAATCGTACTGGATGGAATCCTGATATTCGAAAACAAAGAGCTGCGGGATCTGATGAATGTGAAAGTATTCGTCGATACCGATGCGGATATTCGATTGGCGCGCCGCCTTGTGCGCGATGTCCAGGAACGGGGACGCAATATGGATTCGGTATTGGCACAGTACTTCAGTACGGTTCGGCCTATGCACGAGGATTTTGTGGAACCATCCAAGCGGTACGCTGATCTGATCATTCCGGAAGGTGGATTCAATTCGGTGGCGCTCTCACTCCTTGTCGAAAAAATCCGATCGGTGATTCGTAAGGAAGAATAACAGCCGGATACTCCGATCTTTCTCTCAAAACCAAAACCTTAATGCGATTAAAACCAAGGCTTTCTTTCCAAAACAGCATTCCTGTATTGTGGTGGATAGCTGCCATCGTATCTGCCATTACGAAAGCTGCTCCGCACAGGCACAATAACTATACCATATTCCGCTCCTCTTTCTATCATTTCTCCCGACATCAGTCGCTCTATTCGGTCTATCCGGCAGAGCATCACGATGTTTTTCTCTACGGCCCTGTCTTCTCTATCCTTTTCGCCCCTTTTGCCCTTTTGCCTTCTTTCATAGGGATGCTGCTGTGGCTGTGCTTTTCGGTTGCCGGATGCCTTTGGGCTGTCAGCCAATTACCCACGAGCGAAAAGAAAAAGGCTGCCATCCTATGGATTGCCTTCCTTGACCTGTACACGGCTTTGTGTATGCAGCAGTTCAACATCCTTATAGGAGCATGTATTCTGCTCAGCTTTGCTTTTGTGGAGAAGAAAAAGGAATGGGCGGCAACGCTTTTCATCGTATTAGGAACCCTGACCAAACTGTATGGTATCGTTGGCTTGGCTTTCTTCCCGTTTGTGAAAAGAAAAGGCCGCTATTTGGCTTGGCTTTTTGCATGGTTCGGTCTGATCGGTATCTTGCCGATGTTGTTTGGAGGAGGTTCTTATGCCCTTGAGCAGTATATGAATTGGTTTGCCAGCCTTGGCACGAAGAATGGGGAGAATCTGTTCTCCCTGTATCAAAACGTTTCCCTGCTCGGGATGGTTAGGAAAATGACCGGTATTGCCGGCTACTCCGACTTGCTGTTGTTAGTCCCCGGACTTATCCTGTTCGCTCTTCCTTTCCTCCGATTCAGTCAGTACAAGGCTCCACTCTTTCGGATGAGTATATTGGCTTCGACTCTGCTTTTCACAGTTTTATTCAGTACCGGTAGCGAATCGAGTACTTATATCATAGCGTTGTTGGGTGTCGGT
This genomic stretch from Porphyromonas gingivalis ATCC 33277 harbors:
- the spt gene encoding serine palmitoyltransferase; the protein is MGKLLQDKLAQYTEPQKAQAAGIYPYFRKIESDQDTEVVIDGRKVLMFGSNAYLGLTNHPKVKEAAIEATKKYGTGCAGSRFLNGTLDIHLELEKRLAEFVGKEDAISFSTGFQVNLGVVSCITGREDYIIWDELDHASIIEGIRLSFSTKLKYKHNDMGSLEKRLQQCDPDKIKLIVVDGVFSMEGDVCNLPEIVRLAKRYNANVMVDEAHGIGVMGDHGRGVCNHFGLTDEVDLIMGTFSKSFASLGGFIAGDKSVINYLRHHARSYIFSASCTPASTAAAAAALDIMLSEPERLARLWELTHYSLNAFRSLGFEIGHTSTPIIPLFIRNNEKTFQITRDAFEEGVFVNPVVSPAVAPSDTLIRFSLMATHTKEQLDFAIEKLHKVFKQNGVL
- a CDS encoding glycosyltransferase family 87 protein; the encoded protein is MRLKPRLSFQNSIPVLWWIAAIVSAITKAAPHRHNNYTIFRSSFYHFSRHQSLYSVYPAEHHDVFLYGPVFSILFAPFALLPSFIGMLLWLCFSVAGCLWAVSQLPTSEKKKAAILWIAFLDLYTALCMQQFNILIGACILLSFAFVEKKKEWAATLFIVLGTLTKLYGIVGLAFFPFVKRKGRYLAWLFAWFGLIGILPMLFGGGSYALEQYMNWFASLGTKNGENLFSLYQNVSLLGMVRKMTGIAGYSDLLLLVPGLILFALPFLRFSQYKAPLFRMSILASTLLFTVLFSTGSESSTYIIALLGVGIWFIHRPKGKPDRLDITLLVGTLFLSSLSPTDLFPAALRKNVVLPYALKALFPTLVWIRLSIELLCTHYLSTQADTSSSLAYDQN
- the udk gene encoding uridine kinase; translation: MNTTIIGVAGGSASGKSTLVKKLCEAFVEEDVLVLCHDYYYKANDHLSLEERKKLNYDHPNAFDTDMFVRDILSLKAGKTIERPVYSFVEHNRLQEKVTVRPAKVIVLDGILIFENKELRDLMNVKVFVDTDADIRLARRLVRDVQERGRNMDSVLAQYFSTVRPMHEDFVEPSKRYADLIIPEGGFNSVALSLLVEKIRSVIRKEE